A single Mycobacteriales bacterium DNA region contains:
- the metK gene encoding methionine adenosyltransferase, which produces MCVSGRLFTSESVTEGHPDKIADQISDAILDAMVKDDPSSRVAVETLITTGQVHIAGEVKTDTYVDIPAIVRETILGIGYDSSRKGFDGESCGVSVSIGSQSKDIAQGVDDAYEHRMGLDTPDPLDRQGAGDQGLMFGYACDDTPELMPLPIALAHRLARRLAAVRKSGLVPYLRPDGKTQVTIEYSDDRPVRLDTVVVSSQHASDIDIDTLLAPDIQEHVVAPEVDGLDIDCAAYRLLVNPTGRFEIGGPMGDAGLTGRKIIVDTYGGMARHGGGAFSGKDPSKVDRSGAYAMRWVAKNVVAAGLARRCEVQVAYAIGKARPVGTFVDTFGTGVVPDQKIQDAILSVFDLRPAAIIRDLDLLRPIYAQTAAYGHFGRPDMDFTWEATTRTDALRTAAGL; this is translated from the coding sequence CTGTGCGTGTCTGGTCGGCTGTTCACCTCCGAGTCGGTGACCGAGGGCCATCCGGACAAGATCGCCGACCAGATCAGCGACGCGATCCTCGATGCGATGGTCAAGGACGACCCGTCCAGCCGGGTCGCGGTCGAGACGCTGATCACGACCGGCCAGGTCCACATCGCGGGAGAGGTCAAGACCGACACCTACGTTGACATCCCCGCCATCGTGCGCGAGACCATCCTCGGGATCGGCTACGACTCCTCACGCAAGGGCTTCGACGGCGAGTCCTGCGGGGTGAGCGTCTCGATCGGCAGCCAGTCCAAGGACATCGCCCAGGGCGTCGACGACGCCTACGAACACCGCATGGGCCTGGACACCCCGGACCCACTGGACCGCCAGGGCGCCGGCGACCAGGGCCTGATGTTCGGCTACGCGTGCGACGACACCCCCGAGCTGATGCCGCTGCCGATCGCCCTGGCGCACCGGCTGGCACGCCGGCTGGCCGCCGTCCGCAAGAGCGGGCTGGTTCCCTACCTGCGCCCGGACGGCAAGACCCAGGTGACGATCGAGTACTCCGACGACCGGCCGGTCCGGCTGGACACCGTGGTCGTGTCGAGCCAGCACGCCTCCGACATCGACATCGACACCCTGCTCGCACCCGACATCCAGGAGCACGTGGTCGCGCCCGAGGTGGACGGGCTCGACATCGACTGCGCCGCCTACCGACTGTTGGTGAACCCCACCGGCCGGTTCGAGATCGGCGGCCCGATGGGCGACGCCGGGCTGACCGGCCGCAAGATCATCGTTGACACCTACGGCGGGATGGCCCGCCACGGCGGCGGCGCGTTCTCGGGCAAGGACCCGTCCAAGGTCGACCGCTCGGGCGCCTACGCCATGCGCTGGGTCGCGAAGAACGTCGTCGCGGCCGGCTTGGCCCGCCGTTGCGAGGTGCAGGTCGCGTACGCCATCGGCAAGGCCCGTCCGGTCGGCACATTCGTGGACACCTTCGGGACCGGGGTCGTCCCGGACCAGAAGATCCAGGACGCCATCTTGTCGGTGTTCGACCTGCGCCCGGCCGCGATCATCCGGGACCTCGACCTGTTGCGGCCGATCTACGCACAGACGGCGGCGTACGGACACTTCGGCCGGCCGGACATGGACTTCACCTGGGAGGCCACGACCAGGACCGACGCCCTGCGGACCGCCGCCGGGCTCTGA
- a CDS encoding GNAT family protein produces the protein MTGRPLLPIELDGGVTLTATSARDADEAFAVIDVERERLREWLPWVDATVDLETERGFLESLDLVNQTGTGLHATVREDGEFRGLVGLRLDALRRSAEVGYWLASGAVGRGLMTRTVAAMFDLAFEQIGMHRVELLAATGNVRSRAIAERLGMTMEGIRREAEELPQGFVDLAMYAILAQDWPGARVAVSDVRRTGH, from the coding sequence GTGACCGGTCGCCCGCTGCTGCCGATCGAGCTGGACGGCGGCGTGACCCTGACCGCGACGAGCGCACGCGATGCCGACGAGGCGTTCGCCGTCATCGACGTCGAGCGCGAGCGGTTGCGGGAGTGGCTGCCGTGGGTGGACGCGACGGTTGATCTCGAGACCGAGCGCGGGTTCCTGGAGTCCCTGGACCTCGTCAACCAGACCGGCACCGGCCTGCACGCAACTGTTCGCGAGGACGGTGAGTTCCGAGGGCTGGTCGGTTTGCGCCTCGATGCGCTGCGACGCTCGGCGGAGGTGGGGTACTGGCTCGCCAGTGGCGCAGTCGGCCGCGGGTTGATGACCCGTACGGTCGCGGCGATGTTCGACCTGGCGTTCGAGCAGATCGGGATGCACCGGGTCGAGCTGCTCGCGGCGACCGGCAATGTGCGCAGCCGGGCGATTGCGGAGCGGCTCGGCATGACGATGGAAGGCATCCGCCGCGAGGCCGAGGAGCTGCCGCAGGGGTTCGTCGACCTCGCGATGTACGCGATCCTGGCGCAGGACTGGCCGGGTGCCCGGGTGGCCGTTTCCGACGTACGCCGGACCGGCCACTAA
- the coaBC gene encoding bifunctional phosphopantothenoylcysteine decarboxylase/phosphopantothenate--cysteine ligase CoaBC, whose protein sequence is MSPQPAAGSGRRVVLGVCGGIAAYKACELLRRFTESGHDVRVVPTGSALRFVGAPTWAALSGNPVTTEVWSDVHEVPHVAIGRGADLVVVAPATADLLARMAAGRADDLLTATLLTAACPVVVAPAMHTEMWEHAATRANVALLRERGVVVLEPAVGRLTGADSGIGRLPEPDEIYAVARIVLARGVTSPDLRGRHVVVSAGGTREPLDPVRFLGNRSSGRQGYALARTAVARGAEVTLVAANTALADPAGAKVVRVGTAEELRDAVLEAAGQADAVVMAAAVADFRPVRRSASKLKKTDTDPEPVVLTRTADVLAELSANRRRAGQVVVGFAAETDDALENGRAKLAAKGCDYIVVNEVGERRTFDADDNAATILGSDGSTTVVPMGSKDLLGHAVWDLVAARLAQ, encoded by the coding sequence ATGAGCCCGCAGCCGGCGGCGGGATCCGGTCGGCGCGTCGTGCTCGGCGTGTGCGGCGGAATCGCCGCCTACAAGGCCTGCGAGCTGCTCCGGCGGTTCACCGAGAGCGGCCATGACGTGCGCGTCGTCCCCACCGGCTCGGCGCTGCGGTTCGTCGGCGCGCCGACCTGGGCGGCGTTGTCCGGCAACCCCGTGACGACCGAGGTGTGGAGCGATGTCCACGAGGTCCCGCACGTCGCGATCGGGCGCGGCGCCGACCTGGTCGTCGTCGCACCGGCAACCGCCGACCTGCTGGCCCGGATGGCGGCCGGTCGCGCCGACGACCTGTTGACCGCGACGCTGCTCACCGCTGCTTGCCCGGTGGTCGTGGCGCCCGCCATGCACACCGAGATGTGGGAGCACGCCGCCACCCGGGCGAACGTCGCGCTGCTGCGCGAGCGGGGCGTCGTCGTGCTCGAGCCGGCGGTGGGGCGGTTAACCGGCGCTGACAGCGGGATCGGGCGGTTGCCGGAGCCGGATGAGATCTATGCGGTTGCGCGTATCGTCCTCGCCCGCGGCGTGACGTCGCCCGATCTGCGCGGCCGGCACGTCGTCGTATCGGCCGGCGGCACCCGCGAGCCACTCGACCCGGTGCGTTTCCTCGGCAACCGCTCCAGCGGGCGGCAGGGTTACGCCCTCGCGCGGACCGCGGTGGCGCGGGGCGCCGAAGTCACCCTCGTTGCGGCGAACACCGCGCTCGCCGACCCGGCCGGCGCGAAGGTCGTGAGGGTGGGGACCGCGGAAGAGCTTCGGGATGCCGTCCTCGAGGCGGCCGGCCAGGCCGACGCGGTGGTGATGGCGGCGGCGGTGGCGGACTTCCGGCCGGTGCGGCGCTCGGCGTCGAAGCTGAAGAAGACCGATACGGACCCGGAGCCGGTGGTGCTGACCCGAACCGCCGACGTGCTGGCCGAGCTGTCCGCCAACCGGCGCCGCGCCGGCCAGGTGGTCGTGGGGTTCGCGGCCGAGACCGATGACGCGCTGGAGAACGGCCGGGCCAAGCTGGCCGCGAAGGGCTGCGACTACATCGTGGTGAACGAGGTGGGAGAGCGTCGTACGTTCGACGCCGACGACAACGCCGCGACCATCCTCGGCTCGGACGGGAGCACGACCGTCGTGCCGATGGGCAGCAAGGACCTGCTCGGCCACGCGGTCTGGGACCTGGTCGCCGCGCGGCTCGCGCAGTGA
- the rpoZ gene encoding DNA-directed RNA polymerase subunit omega — MSGTAARPEGITNPPIDELLDKVESKYALVIYSAKRARQINAYYSQLGEGLLEYVGPLVPAHVQEKPLSVALREANEDLLTFEQVEA; from the coding sequence GTGTCCGGCACTGCCGCGCGACCCGAGGGCATTACGAACCCGCCGATCGACGAGCTGCTCGACAAGGTCGAGAGCAAGTACGCGCTCGTCATCTACTCCGCGAAGCGGGCCCGCCAGATCAACGCCTACTACTCCCAGCTCGGCGAGGGTCTGCTCGAGTACGTCGGCCCGCTCGTTCCTGCGCACGTGCAGGAGAAGCCGCTGTCGGTGGCACTGCGCGAGGCCAACGAGGACCTGCTGACCTTCGAGCAGGTCGAGGCCTGA
- the gmk gene encoding guanylate kinase: protein MGTDAAANRLTVLSGPAGVGKSTVVEHLRRTEPRIWHSVSATTRPIRPGEVDGASYHFVTPEQFARLVERGELLEHAVYAGNLYGTPRTPVDEHLAAGDLVLLEIEIQGARQIRALVPDALLIFLKPPSWEELERRLRGRGTEPPEVISRRLDQARVELAAEDEFDEVVVARSVQAAADRIVELMTGS, encoded by the coding sequence ATGGGAACTGACGCGGCTGCGAACCGGCTCACCGTCCTGTCCGGTCCGGCCGGCGTCGGCAAGAGCACGGTCGTCGAGCACCTTCGGCGTACCGAGCCGAGGATCTGGCACTCGGTCAGCGCGACCACCCGGCCGATCCGACCGGGGGAGGTCGACGGCGCGAGCTATCACTTCGTGACGCCCGAACAGTTCGCGCGCCTGGTCGAGCGCGGAGAGTTGCTCGAGCACGCGGTGTACGCCGGCAACCTCTACGGCACGCCGCGGACGCCGGTCGACGAGCACCTCGCGGCCGGGGATCTCGTCCTGCTCGAGATCGAGATCCAGGGGGCTCGCCAGATCCGGGCACTGGTGCCGGACGCGCTGCTGATCTTCCTCAAGCCGCCGTCGTGGGAAGAGCTGGAACGGCGGCTGCGCGGGCGCGGCACCGAGCCGCCCGAGGTGATCAGCCGGCGGCTCGACCAGGCCAGGGTCGAGCTGGCCGCCGAGGACGAGTTCGACGAGGTGGTGGTCGCCCGCTCGGTGCAGGCCGCGGCGGACCGGATCGTGGAGCTCATGACCGGTTCATGA
- the mihF gene encoding integration host factor, actinobacterial type: protein MALPPLTPEQRAAALAKATAARKARADLRERLKHSGATLDDVFRAGDSDEAVGKMRVSAVLESMPGVGKVRAARIMEKIGISPTRRVRGLGAHQRAALEREFSAGSAAPNGN from the coding sequence GTGGCCCTCCCGCCGCTGACCCCCGAACAACGGGCCGCCGCGCTGGCAAAGGCAACGGCCGCTCGCAAGGCGCGCGCCGACCTGCGGGAGCGGCTCAAGCACTCCGGCGCCACCCTCGACGATGTCTTCCGCGCCGGTGACTCCGACGAGGCGGTCGGCAAGATGCGCGTGAGTGCCGTGCTCGAGTCGATGCCGGGCGTGGGCAAGGTTCGCGCGGCACGGATCATGGAAAAGATCGGGATCTCACCGACCCGCCGGGTCCGCGGGCTCGGTGCCCACCAGCGAGCCGCCCTCGAGCGCGAGTTCTCGGCTGGGTCCGCCGCCCCGAATGGGAACTGA
- the pyrF gene encoding orotidine-5'-phosphate decarboxylase: MSDPTAAAVAPIAVALDTADLDTALRWAHAVAPHVRCLKVGLELFSAHGARAVHAIQDGTGRELFLDLKLHDIPATVAGAARALAPLAPTYLTVHAAGGPAMIASAAEALPDTRIAGVTVLTSLSAGQLDEIGLAGPPVDAVARLARLAAGAGARAIVCSPHEVATVRAALGPEVVLLVPGVRPAGVASNDQARTATPATALADGADLVVIGRPITGADDPGEAAAAIAATLAPAEVA; encoded by the coding sequence ATGAGCGACCCCACGGCGGCGGCGGTCGCGCCGATCGCCGTGGCGTTGGACACCGCTGACCTCGACACTGCGCTGCGATGGGCGCACGCCGTCGCGCCGCACGTTCGGTGCCTCAAGGTCGGCCTCGAGCTGTTCAGCGCCCACGGCGCTCGCGCGGTGCACGCAATCCAGGACGGAACCGGACGCGAGCTGTTCCTCGACCTCAAGCTGCACGACATCCCGGCGACCGTTGCCGGGGCCGCTCGCGCGCTGGCCCCGCTCGCTCCGACGTACCTCACCGTCCACGCCGCTGGCGGCCCGGCGATGATCGCCTCCGCCGCCGAGGCGCTGCCGGACACGCGGATCGCCGGGGTCACCGTGCTCACCTCACTGTCCGCCGGCCAGCTCGACGAGATCGGCCTCGCCGGGCCGCCGGTCGACGCCGTCGCCCGGTTGGCCCGGCTGGCCGCCGGAGCCGGCGCACGGGCCATCGTCTGCTCGCCGCACGAGGTCGCGACCGTCCGCGCTGCGCTGGGGCCGGAGGTCGTGCTCCTCGTCCCTGGTGTGCGCCCCGCAGGTGTCGCCTCGAACGACCAGGCCCGTACCGCGACACCCGCGACCGCGCTCGCGGATGGTGCCGATCTCGTGGTGATCGGCCGCCCGATCACCGGCGCTGATGATCCTGGTGAGGCGGCTGCGGCGATTGCTGCCACGCTCGCGCCCGCCGAGGTTGCCTAA
- a CDS encoding dihydroorotate dehydrogenase: MTDYRSDRPMGITLRRGGEPTRHAAVDMTTTLGPLTVPDPVFTASGCAASGRELAPFNDLTAIGGVVTKSIQLTARAGRPTPRMAETPSGMLNSIGLQGPGVEVFVNRDLAWLEEHGVRVVVSIAGSSIEDYGKLASKLRGKPLAMIEVNISCPNVEDRGQVFACDPHAAASVVGAVRRATASAVPVFAKLSPDVTNLVEIAGACVDAGATGLSLINTTLGMEIDTQTLRPTLAGVTGGLSGPAIRPLALRCVWQVHEALPEVPLFGIGGIRTGLDALQFILAGASAVQVGTVIFHDPGAPARVSRELREVLAARGMTRLDQAIGLGHRPPDMVIPEAPEPMGAAADPPAEDTYDTTYEDEALRLTEDA; the protein is encoded by the coding sequence ATGACCGACTACAGGAGCGACCGGCCGATGGGGATCACCCTGCGCCGCGGTGGCGAGCCCACCCGGCACGCGGCGGTCGACATGACGACGACGCTCGGTCCGCTCACGGTGCCCGACCCCGTGTTCACCGCCTCCGGCTGCGCGGCGTCCGGTCGCGAGCTCGCGCCGTTCAACGACCTCACCGCGATCGGCGGGGTCGTGACCAAGTCGATCCAGCTCACTGCGCGGGCCGGGCGACCGACGCCGCGGATGGCGGAGACCCCCAGCGGCATGCTCAACTCGATCGGCCTGCAGGGGCCCGGGGTCGAGGTCTTCGTCAATCGCGACCTGGCGTGGCTGGAGGAGCACGGCGTCCGTGTCGTCGTCTCCATTGCCGGCTCGAGCATCGAGGACTACGGCAAGCTCGCGAGCAAGCTGCGCGGCAAGCCGCTGGCCATGATCGAGGTCAACATCTCCTGTCCCAACGTCGAAGACCGCGGGCAGGTGTTCGCGTGCGACCCGCACGCGGCCGCCTCCGTGGTCGGCGCCGTCCGCCGGGCAACGGCGTCGGCGGTTCCGGTCTTCGCGAAGCTGTCGCCCGACGTCACGAACCTCGTCGAGATCGCCGGCGCGTGCGTCGATGCCGGTGCGACCGGCCTGTCGCTGATCAACACGACGCTGGGCATGGAGATCGACACCCAGACTCTCCGGCCGACCCTCGCCGGCGTCACCGGTGGCCTGTCGGGGCCGGCGATCCGGCCGCTCGCGCTGCGCTGCGTCTGGCAGGTGCACGAGGCGCTTCCGGAGGTGCCGCTGTTCGGAATCGGCGGCATCCGCACCGGCCTCGACGCGCTCCAGTTCATCCTGGCGGGGGCCAGCGCGGTGCAGGTGGGCACGGTGATCTTCCACGACCCCGGCGCACCCGCGCGGGTCTCGCGCGAGCTCCGGGAGGTGCTCGCGGCGCGCGGGATGACCCGGCTGGACCAGGCGATCGGCCTCGGCCACCGCCCGCCCGACATGGTGATCCCCGAGGCGCCGGAGCCGATGGGTGCCGCCGCCGACCCGCCTGCGGAGGACACCTACGACACGACCTACGAGGACGAGGCGCTGCGACTGACGGAGGACGCCTGA
- a CDS encoding dihydroorotate dehydrogenase electron transfer subunit, whose amino-acid sequence MPVQVKGEVLSLKPIGDYYSMTIVASGIAENARPGQFVAVAVGGPDGSTLLRRAFSIYQVRETGVYGGTVEFIFSVTGRGTGWLARQRAYDPIDVVGPLGRPFALPREPANCVLVGGGYGSAPLFMLADSLRTRGCRIDAVLGASTGDRMFGALDAKRMAASVAFTTDDGSYGEKGKVSDVLPEVIDRVHADVVYACGPMPMLEAVQRIAGAAYGGAGIPTQLLVEESMACGVGVCMTCVLPVVGSDDQTRMMRACVDGPVFAGDRIRWDALGTVPDDAVGAGQK is encoded by the coding sequence ATGCCGGTCCAGGTCAAGGGTGAGGTGCTGAGCCTCAAGCCGATCGGCGACTACTACTCGATGACGATCGTCGCCTCCGGCATCGCCGAGAACGCCCGTCCCGGGCAGTTCGTCGCGGTCGCGGTCGGCGGCCCCGACGGCAGCACCCTCTTGCGACGCGCGTTCTCGATCTACCAGGTGCGCGAGACCGGCGTTTACGGCGGCACGGTGGAGTTCATCTTCTCCGTCACCGGCAGGGGCACGGGATGGCTCGCACGCCAGCGGGCATACGACCCGATCGATGTGGTCGGGCCGCTCGGCCGGCCGTTCGCGCTGCCGCGGGAGCCGGCCAACTGCGTGCTCGTCGGCGGCGGTTACGGCTCGGCGCCGCTGTTCATGCTCGCGGACTCGCTGCGCACGAGGGGCTGTCGCATCGATGCGGTGCTCGGCGCGTCGACCGGCGACCGGATGTTCGGCGCGCTGGATGCGAAGCGGATGGCCGCGAGCGTCGCCTTCACGACCGACGACGGCTCGTACGGCGAGAAGGGCAAGGTTTCCGACGTGCTTCCCGAGGTGATCGACCGCGTGCATGCGGACGTGGTCTATGCCTGCGGGCCGATGCCGATGCTCGAAGCGGTGCAGCGGATCGCCGGCGCGGCCTACGGCGGGGCCGGCATCCCGACGCAGCTTCTCGTCGAGGAGTCGATGGCCTGTGGCGTCGGTGTCTGCATGACCTGCGTGCTCCCCGTGGTCGGCAGCGACGACCAGACCCGGATGATGCGGGCCTGCGTCGACGGGCCGGTCTTCGCCGGCGACCGGATCCGGTGGGATGCGCTCGGCACCGTTCCTGACGACGCCGTCGGTGCGGGGCAGAAATGA
- the carB gene encoding carbamoyl-phosphate synthase large subunit, with product MPRRTDLSSVLVIGSGPIVIGQACEFDYSGTQACRVLRAEGLRVSLINSNPATIMTDPEFADATYVEPITPEFVEKVIAQERPDGLLATLGGQTALNVTVALHKRGVLERYGVELLGASIDAIHAGEDRERFKEVCRSIDADHARSTLVRSIGDAVGVAADLGYPVVLRPSFTLGGAGSGFAHDETELRAMVAVGLDASPVHEVLVEESVLGWKEFELEVMRDRKDNCVVVCSIENLDPMGVHTGDSITVAPAMTLTDREYQRMRDTAFAVIRAVGVETGGSNIQFAVDPRTGRQVVIEMNPRVSRSSALASKATGFPIAKIAAKLALGYTLDEIPNDITEQTPASFEPSLDYVVVKIPRFAFEKFPGADTTLTTHMKSVGEVMALGRSFPEALQKAARSLEAKGAELDFGSPVGVRDELMPRAARPHDRRLQAVVQAVRAGAAVDELHRRTGIDPWFLDQLVLLSDVADDVRRASQLDAELLRHAKRHGFSDLQIAGIRADIGEDDVRRLRHALGVRPVFKTVDTCAAEFEARTPYHYSSYDEEDEVEPSDRPKVLILGSGPNRIGQGVEFDYSCVHACYALHDAGFDTVMVNCNPETVSTDYDTSDRLYFEPLTAEDVLEVVAAEQRSGQVAGVVVQLGGQTPLGLAQRLKDAGVPIVGTPPEAIHLAEERGAFGQVLADAGLVAPKHGTARSYDEAKAIAERIGYPVLVRPSYVLGGRGMEIVYDDDTLRSYIDRATEVSPEHPVLVDRFLDDAIEVDVDALFDGDELFLGGVMEHIEEAGIHSGDSACALPPITLGRSDVTRIREATEAIARGVGVRGLLNVQFALTGDVLYVLEANPRASRTVPFVAKATAVPLAKAAARVMLGATIAELRAEGVLPAGDGADLPLDAPICVKEAVLPWNRFRGVDTVLGPEMKSTGEVMGVDAGFGTAFAKSQEAAYGGLPTKGRVFVSVADRDKRHLIFPVKRLADLGFEVLATEGTAEVLGRNGVGATIVRKVSDPGSDDDPDVVDLILAGEVDLIVNTPFGNSGPRLDGYEIRTAAVVRGIPCLTTIQALGAAVQGIEALRGGEVGVAPLQRHHAVISAARAGRPAPDEPRSGS from the coding sequence ATGCCGCGGCGTACCGACCTGTCCAGCGTGTTGGTGATCGGTTCGGGTCCGATCGTCATCGGGCAGGCCTGCGAGTTCGACTACTCGGGGACGCAGGCCTGCCGGGTGCTGCGCGCCGAGGGTCTGCGGGTGAGCCTGATCAACTCGAACCCGGCGACGATCATGACCGACCCCGAGTTCGCCGACGCGACGTACGTCGAGCCGATCACGCCGGAGTTCGTCGAGAAGGTCATCGCCCAGGAGCGGCCGGACGGGTTGCTCGCGACTCTCGGCGGACAGACCGCGCTGAACGTCACCGTCGCGCTGCACAAGCGCGGCGTGCTCGAACGCTACGGCGTCGAGCTGCTCGGGGCGTCGATCGACGCGATCCATGCCGGTGAGGACCGCGAGCGGTTCAAAGAGGTGTGCCGGTCCATCGATGCCGACCACGCGCGCAGCACGCTCGTGCGCTCGATCGGCGACGCGGTCGGCGTCGCGGCCGATCTCGGGTACCCGGTCGTGTTGCGGCCGTCGTTCACCCTCGGGGGAGCCGGTTCCGGGTTCGCACACGACGAGACCGAGCTGCGCGCGATGGTCGCGGTCGGTCTCGACGCGAGCCCGGTGCACGAAGTCCTCGTCGAGGAGAGCGTCCTCGGCTGGAAGGAGTTCGAGCTCGAGGTCATGCGTGACCGCAAGGACAACTGCGTCGTCGTGTGCTCGATCGAGAACCTCGACCCGATGGGCGTGCACACCGGCGACAGCATCACGGTCGCCCCCGCGATGACGTTGACCGACCGCGAGTACCAGCGGATGCGGGACACTGCGTTCGCCGTCATTCGCGCCGTCGGCGTCGAGACCGGCGGGTCCAACATCCAGTTCGCGGTCGACCCGCGTACCGGCCGCCAGGTCGTCATCGAGATGAACCCACGGGTCTCCCGGTCGAGTGCGCTCGCCAGCAAGGCGACCGGCTTCCCGATCGCGAAGATCGCGGCGAAGCTCGCGCTCGGCTACACCCTCGACGAGATCCCCAACGACATCACCGAGCAGACGCCCGCGAGCTTCGAGCCGAGCCTCGACTACGTCGTCGTCAAGATTCCGCGGTTCGCGTTCGAGAAGTTCCCGGGTGCGGACACGACGCTGACCACGCACATGAAGAGCGTGGGCGAGGTCATGGCGTTGGGTCGCAGCTTTCCCGAAGCGCTGCAGAAGGCGGCACGGTCGCTCGAGGCCAAGGGTGCGGAGCTCGACTTCGGGTCGCCGGTCGGCGTGCGCGACGAGCTGATGCCGCGCGCGGCGCGACCGCACGATCGGCGTTTGCAGGCAGTCGTGCAAGCAGTTCGCGCCGGCGCGGCCGTCGACGAGCTGCACCGCCGGACCGGCATCGACCCGTGGTTCCTCGACCAGCTGGTTCTGCTCAGTGACGTTGCCGACGACGTCCGTCGCGCGAGTCAGCTGGATGCCGAGCTGTTGCGCCACGCGAAGCGGCACGGCTTCTCCGACCTGCAGATCGCCGGCATCCGCGCAGACATCGGTGAGGACGACGTCCGGCGCTTGCGTCACGCGCTCGGGGTGCGGCCGGTCTTCAAGACGGTGGACACGTGCGCCGCTGAGTTCGAAGCCCGGACGCCGTACCACTACTCGTCGTACGACGAAGAGGACGAGGTCGAGCCGAGCGACCGGCCCAAGGTTCTGATCCTCGGCAGCGGTCCCAACCGGATCGGACAGGGCGTCGAGTTCGACTACTCGTGCGTGCACGCGTGCTATGCGTTGCACGACGCCGGCTTCGACACCGTGATGGTCAACTGCAACCCCGAGACTGTGTCCACCGACTACGACACGTCCGACCGGCTGTACTTCGAGCCGCTGACGGCGGAGGACGTGCTCGAGGTCGTCGCGGCCGAGCAGCGCTCCGGCCAGGTGGCCGGCGTCGTGGTGCAGCTCGGTGGGCAGACGCCGCTCGGTCTCGCGCAGCGGTTGAAGGATGCCGGCGTCCCCATCGTCGGCACGCCGCCGGAGGCGATCCATCTGGCTGAGGAACGCGGCGCGTTCGGCCAGGTCCTTGCCGATGCCGGACTGGTCGCGCCGAAGCACGGGACGGCGCGGTCCTACGACGAGGCGAAGGCGATCGCCGAGCGGATCGGTTACCCGGTGCTGGTCCGGCCGTCGTACGTCCTCGGCGGGCGGGGCATGGAGATCGTGTACGACGACGACACGCTGCGGTCCTACATCGACCGCGCCACCGAGGTCAGCCCCGAGCATCCGGTGCTCGTCGACCGGTTCCTCGACGACGCGATCGAGGTGGACGTCGACGCGCTGTTCGACGGGGACGAGCTGTTCCTCGGCGGGGTCATGGAGCACATCGAAGAGGCCGGGATCCATTCCGGCGACTCGGCGTGCGCGCTCCCGCCGATCACCCTCGGCCGGTCCGATGTCACGCGCATCCGCGAGGCGACCGAGGCGATCGCCCGCGGGGTCGGCGTCCGCGGGCTGCTGAACGTGCAGTTCGCGCTGACCGGCGATGTCCTCTACGTGCTGGAGGCAAACCCGCGGGCCAGCCGCACGGTGCCGTTCGTCGCCAAGGCGACCGCGGTGCCGCTCGCCAAGGCCGCCGCGCGGGTGATGCTGGGCGCGACGATCGCGGAGCTCCGGGCCGAAGGGGTGCTGCCCGCGGGCGACGGCGCCGACCTGCCGCTGGACGCGCCGATCTGCGTTAAGGAGGCAGTGCTCCCGTGGAACCGCTTCCGTGGCGTCGACACCGTGCTCGGCCCCGAGATGAAGTCGACCGGAGAGGTCATGGGTGTCGACGCCGGCTTCGGCACCGCGTTCGCGAAGTCACAAGAGGCGGCGTACGGCGGGCTGCCCACCAAGGGCCGGGTGTTCGTCTCGGTCGCCGACCGTGACAAGCGGCACCTGATCTTCCCGGTCAAGCGGCTCGCGGACCTCGGCTTCGAGGTGCTCGCCACCGAGGGAACCGCCGAGGTGCTGGGCCGCAACGGGGTGGGGGCGACCATCGTCCGCAAGGTCTCGGACCCGGGCTCGGACGACGACCCGGACGTTGTCGACCTGATCCTGGCAGGCGAGGTCGACCTGATCGTCAACACGCCGTTCGGCAATTCGGGACCTCGGCTGGACGGCTACGAGATCCGGACCGCCGCCGTGGTGCGCGGCATACCGTGTCTGACGACGATCCAGGCGCTGGGCGCCGCGGTGCAGGGGATCGAGGCCCTGCGCGGGGGCGAGGTTGGCGTCGCGCCACTGCAGCGACATCATGCAGTGATCAGCGCGGCCCGAGCCGGCCGGCCGGCGCCCGACGAGCCGAGGAGTGGAAGCTGA